TGTCAGAACGTGCCGGTGATAAGATGGACGCCATGgtcaaaacaccaccaacaacaatgtTTGGATCGCCCATGATGTCCCCGGAACAGAACCAAGGACCATCTCTCTCCATGGTTTACCACAGTCCCCCCATGTCGAGCCGAAACATCAAtgacaacctcaacagcaccgGTGCCAACTCCACTCCCGCCATCGGCGGTATTTTGTCACCCAACCCGAGtgacgacaaccaccacccgggAAAGTCATCCCCCAACATGGCCTCCACGACAAAcgacaaccccaccaccgcccgcaACACCTCCCGTTCTGCCTCCCCCCAGCAGTCCACCAAAGCATCCTCTGTATACGACGCTCCCGACGATAAGAAGGAagcccaaccaaccaccacgactCAGCTCCCgcctcccatcccacccttctccgcctcccgTCCCGCCCCCTCGAGGCCTTACAACCTCTCCCTAACCAAAGCcaacctcggcctcgccctccaactcaacccaacccaagaCAGCAACCTCCTGGCCCCACCCATTGACCCAAACTGGGCATTAAACCCTGACTCTCCCATGGAGCGCGCCTCCCAGATGCGCGCCACCCCCGACAGTGCCTATGACAGAGCCAGACAGATGGAGATTAGGCGCTCGGAGTGGAAGCACATCGTTTATCGGTTTCCTGTCAAAGGGTCGGGGCACTGGGTGATTGATTGTGACTTGACCGAGAGCAGCCACGCCAGGCTGAGCGATGTCGCGGGACGGAGCTCGGAGGGGTTTGAGTGGAACGGGGATTATGAGCTGGCGAACATTTATAGGGTGCTGGCGCAGGCGCATAGgaaggtgggagaggagatgaggatggagaggattggggagaggaagaagggtgTTACGGTGCAGACGGCTGTGGCGgcttgaagggggaggtttCTTTTGATGGGGGTTGATTAGAGCATTGCGATGGTGTTGGGTGTTTTGCTATTCTTGTTTTGGTATTTTGTAGTTATGGATGATTTTGAATTCAGGTGTAATTGGAAcgatggaggggaagctACATAGGATACAATGCTTGGGCTTGGTTGATCTCAAGCAAGAATATCAagcaagaagaaaagtagTTTTTGAATCACACATGCTGTTGTAACACCGGAATCTGGACACAATTCATCGCGTGACTTATCCCCGGTTCATCTGTCCTGAATTAGGTAGAGCTCAGGACTAGCGGCTCcagtctatatatacggaggaactggctggtgtagatagattgttccgcagtatgcaattataagtcacaatcgttggtatctaaGCTGTTGTGATAGAGACAAGCTATTTGTTatacactatttagctgtaccgaactaggattgttcagaagtaccttcaactagtatccctttcgGAGGTTCTGGATACAGGTTCGTTATAGTTCCCGGTACCAGAGTATTAAAAAGGAGGAAACGTAAAGCATAAAGGggttttaatttaatttaagATCATTTTCGTTGGTATTTTAACTATTTTATTAAGCAAGAATCAAAGGTGATCTTAATAGTAATTAGGCTTAAAGATAGGGCTTTTATATAGTGTGACGAACCCcgatccagaacctctgaaagggatactagtcGAAGGCAATTCTGAACAAccctggttcggtacagctaaacagtgtacaacaagtggcttgtctcaatcacaatagtcAAGATACCAACGAATGTTACCTatattgcatactgcggaactgtctatctagaccggccagttcctccgtatatatatcCCAGTGGATCACATGGACCACCTTGCCAAGCGTGATCCTGGATCACTTCTCCCAGCGTAGGCTCACCATGGATCACGGTGCCAAGAGTGGTCCTAGATCACTCCCGTCACCTTAGGATCACTTGGCTCACCACGCTCCTAGCGCTGCCAGGCGCTCCACCTCCCATTGGTTTCTTTAACGACTGTCTGGGCACGTCCCGTGCCCCGCATACTTTTCAACCTGCCCGCTGGCTTAACCGTGACACTACGGCACGTTGTTACGAGATAAGTAGGGGCGGCTCGCTTCCATACCTTTCTAGGTAAGACGTATGCTTCGAGTCGATGCTCCGCCTCCCGAAGGAGAGTGCAGTCTTTAGATTCCCTGTCCGGCTAAGTTTTCCACGCAGGTATGGGCCTTTGGGATTATACACAAACAGCATCACAGCCGGAGCCGCCTAGCACTACGGTACATCACCACGATAATGGTCTACATGGTGCTCCCATCTCCTGGTGggccttcttcctcaacaaacCCCTCGTCTGCGGTGCATCAGCTTATAAGATATCCTCCTTAATCTTCCAGATTTATTAGCAGTGGCCAGGGCAAGTCCAGTTCAGCAAGGACGCGTTCGTGAATCCTAATGGGTGTCACAATACATGTAAACTTGGATATGGCAATACAATATCAGTCTATCTGCGTTATATTACAACTAAAGACCTGACACTGGGTTGCGTATAAGGTGTAGTGTTCGAAAGCGGATTGAATCCGGCCGAAATTCTGGAATCGGAGAAGCTTAGGTATTTGAAACGGTTTTAGTTTGGTCATAACCATTAATTTTGTTATTTTGGTGGACTTGTTATAAGTGTGGTGAGCGATGGCCTGGATCATAATGACCGATATTTCCTATAAACTGGGACTGGCAGCTGAGGCCAGGGGAAACTGGATTGGACCGGTGAATTATCCCGAGAAGTTGTTATCCACGCATGTCTGCATTCTGCAATCATGTGGTACTGTAGTGGTAGAGGGGAGTGGACGATGGCTACCCTCTGACCTAACACTCCTGATCAGTACTCGCCAGGTCTTGACCTCTTACATGCGCGAGAGATATAGTCCCGCCTTACGCTCCAGGAGTCCAGTCAGATATTCATTTTCAAGAACCTTGGCATACGATGGGCGACGACAGTTTGTGGATGCCTGAAGGAACTTGACAAACCGGATATCTTACAGTACAAAACTACAGTGACAACGATACGGTATAAGGACAGTTCTGGCAGCCGGCCCGGAGCGGACCTTCTTTGAGTTTTGGCCGGTGGtcgcccccccctcccctcacgCCACCCACGGAAAATACCGAGAATGCTCAACAACGGCAAGCAGGGTTTGTGGGTTCTCAATCTCgcttgcttctttttctcaacCGCGGCCCTGAAACGTAAGAACTCGGTTGTTAGTCATAGGTATCCGGGTTGTCGCGGCACTGTTACCAAGTTTGAAGGAAAGATAATGCCGACGACACGAGGGTCGACCCCGCTCAACTGTACGACATCGCCAATCCGCCGTTGCATGAGGCGTTTTTACTAAACAGATTGTCGAGTAGCCCTTATCGCGAATCAACGGTTGGGAATATGTCATCACAGGTTGGCGGGCCTTCACCTTGCACGGTACACTGAGGCGATCAGATGCCTGGAGCACATTGCTTTCACTAGGTATCCCAGCAAACGTCAACTCTGAGAGCATCAATGCTTGCCCGGTCGTCTGCCAGAGCCCTCCTTCGCCGTCCCCCATTTCCAACTGGGTCGGGGGGGCAAACTCCGATAGTCGGAGCTTCGAGTCGCTGGCTGACGACACTCGGTCACCGCCGACAACAATCCACAGCTACCGCAGACGCAACAGCAAACGCAAATGATCAGGATGTAGCATCTATCCACAATAATGTCGAGCATCAACAGTGGGCGAGACAGGTTCTGCGGGATGCCGTTGCTGCCGCGGAGCCGAGATATACCTGGtcaaaggaggagacggcggccATCTACCACCAGCCCCTGATGGAACTTGCATTCCAAGCGGTGAGATACATTGCTCGATCCGTGTGCTCAAAGCTGTCACTAATTCCCGGCATCAAATGAATGCAGGCCCAAGTCCACCGTCGATTCCATAACCCGTCCGAAGTCCAGCTCTGCACCCTCATGAACATCAAGACAGGAGGCTGCAGCGAGGATTGTTCCTACTGCGCCCAGTCGACTCGCTACCAAAAAGGCACCGGCCTCCAAGCCAAGCGTGTCGAAACCGTCGAGACAGTCCTTGAAGCCGCCCGTATAGCCAAGGCCAATGGCAGCACGCGCTTCTGCATGGGAGCCGCCTGGCGCGACATGCGTGGCCGCAACAACAGTCTGCGCAATGTGAAAGAGATGGTGTCGGGAGTGCGGGCCATGGGAATGGAGGTGTGCGTGACGCTGGGCATGATCGATGCCGAACAGGCCAAGGAGCTACGCGAGGCTGGTCTCACAGCCtacaaccacaacctcgaCACGAGCCGCGAGTTCTACCCTAGCATCATCTCGACCCGTACCTACGACGAGCGTCTTGCTACCCTGGGCCATGTTCGCGATGCTGGGATCAACGTCTGCTCGGGGGGTATTCTGGGCCTGGGCGAGACCGACAAGGACAGGATTGGATTGCTGCATACCGCTGCCACGCTGCCGAGCCACCCAGAAAGTTTCCCTGTGAACGCGCTGGTCCCCATCAAGGGCACGCCACTGGGCGACAGAAAGCCGATTGACTTCACCAGCATGCTGCGCACCATTGCCGCGGCGAGAATCATCATGCCGGCTACCATTATTCGCATCGCCGCGGGCCGCAAGACAATGACGGAGGAGCAACAAGCCATGTGCTTCATGGCTGGAGCCAATGCTGTCTTTACGGGAGAAAAGATGCTCACGACAGAGTGCAACggatgggatgatgatgctgtaTTGTTTGAACGTTGGGGCTTGCAGCCGATGAAGAGCTTTGCAAAGTCGGCGGCGCCAGCTAGCTAGAGTCTCGACTTTGAAACATTCATCTGAGAAACTACCCATGATTCTATCGCTGACACTATCCCGACAGCCTCATCTGCAGTGTTGGCAGCGTGAAGGCATAGACGTATCCTCTCTGTTCCCTTGTGCACCGTTGGAGAGACAATAGGGCGTACCATGAATCCGTTCTGTTGACAGTGACCTGCTAGGCTGCGTGGATGATCGGTAAATACTGGGATAATGGAGGATTTTGGCTCAACCAAGCTGACGCGAAGTAAATGTGATGGAGGTTTCAGTCTCTCGTACATCTCCATCAACGAGCAGTGGGCGTTCTTGACGAGGTTTCTGAGGCTATGAACCAGTGGCTCAGCTCCGCCGCTCATCATGAATTCGTAAGCGACCTCGATACTGATCAGAGACGGAAGCGCCATGGCAGTCGTGTAGATGAGCGTGCGAGCATAGTTGATCAAGTATGATCGGGTGATGTCAGAACACAAGATGAGCCCGCCGGAACAGCCCATCGCTTTGCCaaaccccatcaccctcgcccaCACTCGATCCTCGAGGCCCAGCTCGGACACTAGACCTTGGCCTCTTTCCCCAAACACCCCTAACGAGTGAGCCTCATCGACGATAACAAGCCCGTTTCCTTTTGGCAGCCAACGTTCCACACAGTCTGTGATGTCTTTCAGGGGACaaacatccccatccatgCTGTAGACACCCTCAACGGAAATAAAGACGTTTCTCTCCCCGGACTTGAAGAGATGCCCACCTGGTCTGCTGAGAAGGCCCACCAAGACCGTTTCCAGCGACTCGGGCTTCCCTTTTCCGTGCTCCACAGTCTCCTCGGTGCTCCAGACTGTGCTGTGCGCAAACGATAACTTTTCGGCAGCTCGGCTGAGACGCATCCCGTCGTGGATACTAGCGTGAACCAGCTCGTCGTACAGGACAACATCGTCTGGCTGCGGGACACAGCTGAAGAGTCCCACGTTGGCGTCCATGGCTGAGTTGAAGAGTAGGGAAGCAGGGGCACTGTgaaaggcggcgagggttTTCTCGAGCGCTTCTGCCTTGAGTGAGTTTCCATCCAGGAGACGAGAGCCTCCTGAgccgaggagggatggggtgTTGGCGTGTGCGGCGTCTTGAAGTCGTGACAAAAACGTTTGTTTGACTGATGGCTGAGCAGACAGGGAGAGGTATGCGTTTGAGGAGAAGTCTGCTGTGCCGGGAGGGACGAGGGTCAGGCTGCGGAACATGTCGCGGGCCTTGCGGCGATCCAGGTGTTTATTGAGGGAGGCATCGAGTTGGTTGACTTGTGACATGGCGGCTGGATTTCTTACGGTGCTGAAGTTGGATGGTTTTTGTTTCGCCGTTTCGAGATCCATCTTACACAAAAGTATAATTATGTTATGACAATTGCAACCCAAAAAATGCCGTCCGATCTCGGTAAAAGGCTATGCCGATTCAACGCGCTCTCCGTGGGGGACTTGCGGGTTGCCCGCTCGCTTGTTTCGACTGCAACTTCATCTCCAGCATGCAAACATTGAACTTCACAGCATCGCAGTCGAAATAACCATGTCGTCGCAGTTGGGCGCTCTGCTGCACCGCTCGTTGCGTGTGTACCAAGTATGGGGCGCTAACACAGAAGTCGGCAAGACTGTCTTCAGCACCATTCTCTGCAAGTTGACCAGCGGCTACAAGCCGGATGAAAAAACAGCATTCCTCAAGCCCGTTTCTACCGGGCCAGCAGAGGAAGCAGACGGTCGGTGTAAGAACCATCTCGACATTCCGACTCTGAGGGCCTTACTGATTCACAACATAGATGTATAGACAACCGGTGGCTCCCCTGTATAAATGTCTGATGTCTCTTAGCCACATTTCGAAGTTTATACCGGGATTGGACTCACAGACGCTGTACCAGTTTGATCTTCCCGTGAGCCCTCATCTCGCAGCCCAGGTCTCCCAACAGAATACACCTTCAGACGAAGAGGTCCTCTGCAAGATCCACGAATTTGCTTCCCGCCTCGCTTCCACTCACCCCGGATGGCTGTTTGTCGAAACCGCCGGCGGCGTGCACTCCCCTGGCCCTTCCGGCACCACACAAGCCGACCTCTACAGGTCACTTCGCCTCcctgccatcctcatcggcGATGCCAAGCTCGGCGGCATCTCCTCGACCATTTCGGCCTTTGAATCCCTCAAAATTCGTGGCTACGACGTGGAGTTGGTCCTCTTGTTCGAGGACAAGACCTACCAAAACCACAGCTATCTTACCCCTTATTTCCAAGAAAAACACTCCATCCCCGTCCAGACagtccctctccctcctccacgtcTTTCGCCCTCTAACGACGTTAGCAACATGCAAACCTACTATACTACAGCTCTGGgtctcccctctctctccgccATCCCCTCGCATCTTTCGTCGTTGCATCAAGCCCGCATTGCCCGCCTACAGTCCATGCCTGAGACTGCCTCCAAAACAATCTGGTACCCCTTcacccagcaccagcagctcaCCCCGGATAAAATCACCGTCATCGACTCGGCCAAGGACTCCCACTTTGACACTTTCCAGTCGGGTTCACCCAGCAAGTCACTGCTCCGGCCAATGTTTGACGGCTCAGCCTCGTGGTGGACCCAGGGCCTTGGCCACGGGAACCCAGCCCtttctcttgctgctgcttatGCGGCTGGTCGGTATGGGCATGTGATGTTTGCTGAGGCTGTCCATGAGCCTGCTCTCGCGCTGGCAGAGATGCTGATTACCGGGATGGGAAACAAGCGGTTGAAGAGGGTTTTCTACTCTGACAATGGGAGTACTGGGGTGGAAgtgggggtgaagatggctTTGGGGGCTGCGAGGGCGAGGTATGGGTGGGCaggggaggaaaaggttggAGTGATTGGGCTCAAGGGAAGTTATCATGGAGATACCATCGGGGCGATGGACTGTAGCGAGCCCGGGGTGTTTAATGAGAAGGTGGAGTGGTatgagggaaagggagcTTGGTTGGGGAGTCCGGGGGTGAGGTGTgagaagggggtttgggttgtggaggggggaggggagtttAAGACGTTGGGTGATGTTTTTGATGTGGAGGGacgggagaaaaggggggagggaagggggtaTGAGAAGGAGATCAGAAGAGTTttggagaagctggtgggtgaagaggggaagaagtTTGGGGCTTTGATTCTGGAGCCGGTTGTGTTGGGGGCGGGTGGGATGCATTTGGTGTAAGTTCCACGATGAATCAAGTGAGTTGTGATACTAACAGCTGGCTGCCACAGGGATCCCCTTTTTCAGCGGACGCTGGTTAAGGTCGTCCGACAATCACCAGAGCTATTCGGTAGAAAGCATCAACCAAACGACGAGCTGGATTGGAGCGGCCTTCCGGTTGTGTTTGACGAGGTCTTTACAGGAATTTATCGTCTCGGCCGCTTCAGTGCTGCTTCGTTTCTCGGCGTCGATCCTGACATTTCCGTCCACGCAAAGCTGCTGACTGGTGGTCTGCTGCCGCTCAGTGTCACCTTGGCATCTGAGAGCGTCTTCCGGTCGTTTCTGAGTGACGATAAGAGTGATGCCCTCTTGCACGGACACAGCTATACGGCTCACGCTGTTGGCTGCCAGGTAGCTTTGGAAAGTCTGAAGAcaatgatgaagatggaaaAGAGCGGGGAGTGGGGTTGGGCTATTTCGAGTCAGCAGAAAGGCGACGATCAAACCAAGCATGCCAGCTCTGAGCAGGTTGCTGCGATTGCTGATTCCAGGGTCTGGTCGGTGTGGAGTCATGAGTTGGTTGAATGGCTTTCATGGCAGaaaggggttgaaggtgtGTGGGCGCTCGGAACGGTCCTGGCGATTCACATGGGCTCGGCGGGCGGTGTCGTAGGTGTAGGCTACAAGAGCACTGCTGCAAAGGGGCTTCAGGCTGCTTTACTGAAGGCCTctgaagatgatggcagTGTGCATAGTCGTGTTTTGGGCAATGTGTTGTACCTGATGGCTGGGCAGACGACGACAGAGGAGAGTATCAGGCGGGTTGAGAGGCTTGTTAAACAGGGTCTGGAGGATGGCACTGGATAGGTAAGGATCAAGTGTTTGCTAGGGACCTTAATACGGAATAAAACTCACAGCCCACTGCCATTGGCTACATCAACAGGTCAAGAATTCATAGTCCGGTGGCCAGGGAGTTTCAGGCACAGCGGAAACTGTGTACCTTACATGAATGGGTCGACACCCAGACCCCTTCGCTGCCCAACCCTGATAAGCGTGCTCTGTGCAGTCTCGTTTCGAGGATGTCTTGCAAGTACGCATCATAGCTAGCGTGAATATCAGCATGAATGAATCGCTTGGTGACCAACCCTCGCCAACAGGAGCTGACGCTTTTCGGTGCAACATGCGGGATCCTGGGGCCGACAAGTATACGGTGGGCTGGATTTGTGCGCTTCCAGTTGAAATGGCAGCGGCAAAGGCCATGCTCGATGAAGTCCACGGTTGTTTCGACGCGGACGTCGCCCAAGGCGGTTGGTTTTAACTCGTACATTCTGGGGACCATTGATCGTCATCGAATTGTCATTGCACGCCTATCGTCCGGTCATTATGGAACGAACAACGCAGCAATTGTTGTGAACAATATGCGTCGAACATTCCGTATGGTGCAACTCGGCTTTATCGTCGGCACCGCTGGTGGTGTTCCTGGAAAAGCAGATATACAAGCGAGCTTCTCTCAATTTCTGAGATGCCTGAACTCGACATCGTCGGTAAGTTCCTCTCTAATGGTGTTTGCACAATCAACTCTACAGACCGCTCTTATATGAGATATTTCTGACCATTCTTTagcaagagaagagagtATTTGGAAATCACCCACATTCAAAGAACTCGACTCCCGTTTTATAGCCATCGGGGCCAACCACTCAGAAACGTGCCGTTGCTTATTAGATCATTCGGACTACCAAGGCTGGCTCAATCAGTCTAGAAAACAACAGGACCCCGGCTTCTTATGGATCAAGGGCAATCCCGCTGCAGGAAAGTCCACCATTATGAAGTTCGTTTACAGTGAGCAAGTTCTACGCGCCAGCAGCGATGAAACTGTCATGGCATTTTTCTTCAACGCCAGAGGAGGTCCGATGGAACGCTCCCCGAAAGGGATGTATCGTTCGCTGCTTCACCAGCTCTTGGGATCTGACTCGTTGCCACAACTACGACCAATATTTCGTGATTCCGCCCTCAAGCCACATGTCAGGTTACAACTGGCGCAGACATACGAGCAAATATTCTCAAACAATCCATCTCCCACATGGGGGATTGACTGCCTCAAGGATTTGCTTCGCGTTGCCATCGACAGGCTTGCCGTTGAACAGGAATGGGCGATTTTCGTGGATGTATTGGACGAATGTGTTTCCGAAGAAGTTTAGGAAACGGTGGAACACCTTGAAGAGCTTGGAACTGCGGCAATTTCAAGTCAGAAGCAGTTACGCATCTGTTTCTCAAGTCGCCACTATCCGCATATTGACATCGCACACCAGCAGGAGCTTGTTCTCGAGCTCCAGCACGGACATGAGCAGGATATATCTGTCTACATAGAAAACAAGCTCAGGGTTGGCCTCAGCAAGGGGCCAACAAGGATCAAGCGGGAAGTGCAAAGGAAGGCCTCCGGTGTTTTCATGTGGGTGGTCTTGGCGGTTAACCTCCTTCAAGCGAAGTATAACGGGGGCCGCATGTTTGAGCTGGAAAGCAACTGCGGGTGCTGCCTCCCAAGTTGAGTGAGCTGTTCCGGGAAATCGTTCACCAAGGCAACGGAGACAACGGAGACGACGGGGCGAGATGCCTCCGACTACGTGTTCAATGGATTGGGTTTAGCCGGCGACCGCTGACGCTGCCTGGGTATTACTACACGGCTATTTGTGGGTTGAGTCTCGGGGAGCTGTCTGAATGGGACCCGAAACTCGTCACTGTTGAAGACATGAAGCGGTTCCTCCTTAGTCCGTCTAAAGGACTCGCCGAGTCGAACAAAACGGCCGACGATGGAAACAAATTCAGGGTTCAATTTATACAAGAATCCGTCCGCGAGTATTTCTTGAAGCATGGTCTTGCGGTATTATTTCCAGGTTTGACTACAACAGCGCTGCGGCAGAAAAGTCATCTCGAACTACAAAGCTCCTGCCATAGTTATCTCGAGCATATCACCAAATTATTTGGAAACTCCACGAAGACGCCTGAGAAGGACTGATGGGCTTTAATGGACTATGCAATGACCCACGCCCTCCATCATGCTGAAAATGTAACTGCCGGTGGAGTTCCCCAAGCCTTGTTTCTGCGAGATTTCTCAGAGACGTGCTTATTTTCTCCCGTTTTCAAGCAATGGAGGGCAGCAAGAGATTGTCCTACGAGCAATATTCCATACTTTCTCGCAGTGTGGGGATTTCCAACCTTTGATAACCACGGCACTTCGGTCCAATAGCGATCTTAAGGTGGTCGATGATGGAATTGGTTATAAAAGCGCCTTTTTCGCTGCTTTAGAGAGAGGCGATcgtggggtggtgaggacacTGTTACAGCTGGATGAGAAAAACGAACATCTAATGACTTGGCTGAAATATGGCCCAGTCAGTCCAAAAATCCATCCGCTCTCCTTGGCAATCCGCGAAGAACACTACGGCCTCGCTAAACACATAATAGAAACGACAGATGGGATCAATGTGAACAGAGACTGGCCGATCAACTACGCCGCCGCAGCTGGCCAAGTGTCTTTAGCATCGCTATTATTGGAAGCAGGGGCCGACATCCGATACCATGATGACACTGGATATAAGACTGTATTTCTAGCTCTACTGTCTGGAGAAACGGCGCTCGTGTCACTAATTTTCCCCTTGGCCGATCATAGCTCGCAAACTATGAGACTGTTGATTCTCCTGGCTGCGAAATACTGCCGTCTTCCTATGGTACGAACAGTAGTTAAAGCGCTATCTACCCTCGAGCTTGAATCTGTTAAATAGGGTGACATGTTAGCGGGTGGCCTACTTCAGGCTCTGTACTTTGAGCGTGCTCCTATCACGGATATGTTGCTAGGCAAGGGAGTAAACATGAGCATTCCGACAAGGGGGCTTTTGCCTCTACACACAGCAATTTGTCGTGGACTTGATCAAGTCGTGGTGCTACTTCTTCAAGGTGGCGCCGATGTCGATGCTAAGCAATGGAAGGGCCAAACAGCGTTATTACTTGCAGTTGAACGAGGTCACCTGGCTCTCGCCACAGCTCTTATGGACAAGTACGAGGCCAGGCTCGAACTCAAGGACGAGACCAAGCAGAGGCCGTTATTGCTGGCCTGCAAGGTGGGAGACATAGCTATGGTTGAAGCTCTACTGGCAAGAGGCACAAGAGTGGACAAGAGGAATATGAAGGGGAGAACCGCTTTGACACATGCAGCCATAGGCGGATACGAGAGGATTGTTGGACTTTTACTCTATCATGGTGCCGACCCCAATGCTTTTGACAACGCCGGTGAAACGCCCTACTCGTTTGCGAGTCACCACATGCGTGGAATTTTCCACCGATATGCGTACAACGGCAGGTGTAACGTTGCCATGCTGCGGACGGAAAAGTAGAGCTTAAGAAAAGCTATCAAGGGATTTGTTGACACATCTCGCCCATTGCTCTCACAACTCTCAAATGCCTTTTCAAGCCTCTCAACTGCCTTATCTTCAAAAgcctacaacaactacagCCCTCGCCTTGATCAGATCGGCAGCCTACCAACTCGTCAGCACACCATCGCGACAGCAGCAAAAAGACACATaccttctcagcagcagcataaACAGTCATACTCGTCGCCGCCCCTGGAATAGTAGGAAAAACACTCGTATCCACCACACTCAACCCCTTCACTCCATATACCTCCAACCCTTCAttcaccacacccccccacTCCCTAGCCATTTTCGCGGCTGTCCCACTTGGGTGATACACACTCGGAACCAAGTTCTCtctcaaccaccccttcaacccctcatcAGACTGGTACCCCTTACCAGGCTGGCTTTCCCCCAAAGTCAAATTAACGTACTGCCTCAGTGTACTATCCGGACCGGTGTAA
The window above is part of the Podospora bellae-mahoneyi strain CBS 112042 chromosome 3, whole genome shotgun sequence genome. Proteins encoded here:
- a CDS encoding hypothetical protein (antiSMASH:Cluster_2; EggNog:ENOG503PRDX), with the protein product MGTTMKSPFWHRLQPLSTFPYKQTGLVPQTDRRTSRNKADQEKYQNIIKYFALLFPSLLTHKHPRLAFNSIMDVEFKPNNNSITSESAPLIEPVDSASDQDLFMVPLKRPSPKLPSSRYRNVRPRSPPRPPPTLKRTPQLPTEEQINQLIAMAHQSPPLSERAGDKMDAMVKTPPTTMFGSPMMSPEQNQGPSLSMVYHSPPMSSRNINDNLNSTGANSTPAIGGILSPNPSDDNHHPGKSSPNMASTTNDNPTTARNTSRSASPQQSTKASSVYDAPDDKKEAQPTTTTQLPPPIPPFSASRPAPSRPYNLSLTKANLGLALQLNPTQDSNLLAPPIDPNWALNPDSPMERASQMRATPDSAYDRARQMEIRRSEWKHIVYRFPVKGSGHWVIDCDLTESSHARLSDVAGRSSEGFEWNGDYELANIYRVLAQAHRKVGEEMRMERIGERKKGVTVQTAVAA
- the BIO2 gene encoding biotin synthase (antiSMASH:Cluster_2; COG:H; EggNog:ENOG503NVE4), with the translated sequence MLARSSARALLRRPPFPTGSGGQTPIVGASSRWLTTLGHRRQQSTATADATANANDQDVASIHNNVEHQQWARQVLRDAVAAAEPRYTWSKEETAAIYHQPLMELAFQAAQVHRRFHNPSEVQLCTLMNIKTGGCSEDCSYCAQSTRYQKGTGLQAKRVETVETVLEAARIAKANGSTRFCMGAAWRDMRGRNNSLRNVKEMVSGVRAMGMEVCVTLGMIDAEQAKELREAGLTAYNHNLDTSREFYPSIISTRTYDERLATLGHVRDAGINVCSGGILGLGETDKDRIGLLHTAATLPSHPESFPVNALVPIKGTPLGDRKPIDFTSMLRTIAAARIIMPATIIRIAAGRKTMTEEQQAMCFMAGANAVFTGEKMLTTECNGWDDDAVLFERWGLQPMKSFAKSAAPAS
- a CDS encoding putative secondary metabolism biosynthetic enzyme (antiSMASH:Cluster_2; EggNog:ENOG503NVVS; COG:E; SMCOG1109:8-amino-7-oxononanoate synthase), which translates into the protein MSQVNQLDASLNKHLDRRKARDMFRSLTLVPPGTADFSSNAYLSLSAQPSVKQTFLSRLQDAAHANTPSLLGSGGSRLLDGNSLKAEALEKTLAAFHSAPASLLFNSAMDANVGLFSCVPQPDDVVLYDELVHASIHDGMRLSRAAEKLSFAHSTVWSTEETVEHGKGKPESLETVLVGLLSRPGGHLFKSGERNVFISVEGVYSMDGDVCPLKDITDCVERWLPKGNGLVIVDEAHSLGVFGERGQGLVSELGLEDRVWARVMGFGKAMGCSGGLILCSDITRSYLINYARTLIYTTAMALPSLISIEVAYEFMMSGGAEPLVHSLRNLVKNAHCSLMEMYERLKPPSHLLRVSLVEPKSSIIPVFTDHPRSLAGHCQQNGFMVRPIVSPTVHKGTERIRLCLHAANTADEAVGIVSAIESWVVSQMNVSKSRL
- a CDS encoding putative secondary metabolism biosynthetic enzyme (EggNog:ENOG503NVKE; antiSMASH:Cluster_2; COG:E; SMCOG1013:aminotransferase class-III), which encodes MSSQLGALLHRSLRVYQVWGANTEVGKTVFSTILCKLTSGYKPDEKTAFLKPVSTGPAEEADGRHISKFIPGLDSQTLYQFDLPVSPHLAAQVSQQNTPSDEEVLCKIHEFASRLASTHPGWLFVETAGGVHSPGPSGTTQADLYRSLRLPAILIGDAKLGGISSTISAFESLKIRGYDVELVLLFEDKTYQNHSYLTPYFQEKHSIPVQTVPLPPPRLSPSNDVSNMQTYYTTALGLPSLSAIPSHLSSLHQARIARLQSMPETASKTIWYPFTQHQQLTPDKITVIDSAKDSHFDTFQSGSPSKSLLRPMFDGSASWWTQGLGHGNPALSLAAAYAAGRYGHVMFAEAVHEPALALAEMLITGMGNKRLKRVFYSDNGSTGVEVGVKMALGAARARYGWAGEEKVGVIGLKGSYHGDTIGAMDCSEPGVFNEKVEWYEGKGAWLGSPGVRCEKGVWVVEGGGEFKTLGDVFDVEGREKRGEGRGYEKEIRRVLEKLVGEEGKKFGALILEPVVLGAGGMHLVDPLFQRTLVKVVRQSPELFGRKHQPNDELDWSGLPVVFDEVFTGIYRLGRFSAASFLGVDPDISVHAKLLTGGLLPLSVTLASESVFRSFLSDDKSDALLHGHSYTAHAVGCQVALESLKTMMKMEKSGEWGWAISSQQKGDDQTKHASSEQVAAIADSRVWSVWSHELVEWLSWQKGVEGVWALGTVLAIHMGSAGGVVGVGYKSTAAKGLQAALLKASEDDGSVHSRVLGNVLYLMAGQTTTEESIRRVERLVKQGLEDGTG
- a CDS encoding hypothetical protein (antiSMASH:Cluster_2; EggNog:ENOG503Q4G4; COG:S); translation: MPELDIVDHSDYQGWLNQSRKQQDPGFLWIKGNPAAGKSTIMKFVYSEQVLRASSDETVMAFFFNARGGPMERSPKGMYRSLLHQLLGSDSLPQLRPIFRDSALKPHVRLQLAQTYEQIFSNNPSPTWGIDCLKDLLRVAIDRLAVEQEWAIFVDVLDECVSEEV
- a CDS encoding hypothetical protein (EggNog:ENOG503Q4G4; COG:S); the encoded protein is MSIPTRGLLPLHTAICRGLDQVVVLLLQGGADVDAKQWKGQTALLLAVERGHLALATALMDKYEARLELKDETKQRPLLLACKVGDIAMVEALLARGTRVDKRNMKGRTALTHAAIGGYERIVGLLLYHGADPNAFDNAGETPYSFASHHMRGIFHRYAYNGRCNVAMLRTEK